The following coding sequences are from one Sphaeramia orbicularis chromosome 11, fSphaOr1.1, whole genome shotgun sequence window:
- the LOC115428745 gene encoding progranulin-like has product MFRIPVWLLLGLLTCTLTSCLITCPDGRECPNHSTCCVGEEGYSCCFYPQAVCCSDKVHCCPSGFRCNMTAGFCERENKPWMSMPMVKKEAAVDNSHIRERQKSSVVFCDNHWACADGTTCCRHPKGGWFCCPLSPARCCLDGYHCCPYGYDCDHTYTRCVREGLTYPFTPEQPAASRPAFRISISEDEGRVKETPMAALTEASDGTNGLGIIRCDSMHYCPTGTTCCKGLARQWSCCPYPLGQCCLDGRHCCEYGYTCDPLSQSCRRFYSQIPAGTQQKAKADRTL; this is encoded by the exons ATGTTTCGGATCCCTGTGTGGCTGCTGTTGGGACTGTTGACATGTACGTTAACGTCCTGCTTGATCACATGTCCCGATGGTCGTGAGTGTCCCAATCACTCAACCTGCTGTGTGGGTGAGGAGGGATATTCCTGCTGTTTCTATCCACAG GCCGTGTGCTGCTCTGACAAGGTCCACTGCTGCCCTTCTGGGTTTCGTTGTAACATGACCGCCGGGTTTTGTGAGAGAGAGAACAAGCCGTGGATGAGCATGCCTATGGTAAAGAAGGAGGCCGCGGTTGACAACAGCCACATCCGAGAGCGACAGAAGagttctgttgtgttttgtgacAACCACTGGGCTTGTGCTGATGGTACAACCTGCTGCAGACACCCCAAAGGAGGCTGGTTCTGCTGCCCCCTGTCACCT GCTCGGTGCTGTCTGGATGGGTACCACTGTTGTCCGTACGGCTACGACTGTGACCACACTTACACCAGATGTGTACGGGAAGGCCTGACTTACCCTTTCACCCCCGAACAACCAGCAGCTTCACGCCCTGCCTTCCGTATTTCGATTTCAGAGGATGAAGGCAGAGTAAAGGAG ACACCAATGGCAGCTCTAACAGAGGCCAGTGACGGCACAAATGGGCTTGGAATCATTCGCTGTGATTCAATGCACTACTGCCCAACAGGGACGACTTGCTGTAAAGGACTGGCAAGGCAGTGGAGTTGCTGCCCTTACCCACTG GGTCAGTGCTGCTTAGATGGTCGTCATTGCTGTGAGTATGGATACACCTGTGACCCCTTGTCTCAATCATGCAGAAGATTTTACTCTCAGATCCCCGCAGGGACCCAGCAAAAGGCCAAAGCAGACCGAACGCTTTGA